Proteins from a genomic interval of Kaistia defluvii:
- a CDS encoding DUF1007 family protein, translating into MLRSLIVFAFAALFATAAQAHPHVFVDAKEEILFDADGKMSAIRHIWQFDQAFTAFAIQGLDANGDGKLSDEELQPLAKVNVESLKDYHYFTRLKVNGRRAPVEAPSEYWLDFHDSRLTLFYTLPLKTPTAVGETTTLEVFDPEYFVAFNFVKHHAITLTGAPANCTAHYAPPHELDADIMAKLAAIPADQRDLPDELADAASSLAAQITIRCS; encoded by the coding sequence ATGCTTCGATCCCTGATCGTCTTCGCCTTCGCCGCGCTCTTCGCGACCGCAGCCCAGGCGCATCCGCATGTCTTCGTCGATGCGAAGGAGGAGATCCTGTTCGACGCCGACGGCAAGATGTCGGCGATCCGCCATATCTGGCAGTTCGACCAGGCCTTCACCGCCTTCGCCATCCAGGGCCTCGACGCCAATGGCGACGGCAAGCTGTCGGACGAGGAATTGCAGCCGCTCGCCAAGGTCAACGTCGAGTCGCTGAAGGACTACCACTACTTCACCCGGCTGAAGGTCAATGGCCGCCGCGCGCCGGTCGAGGCGCCGTCCGAATACTGGCTCGACTTCCACGACAGCCGGCTGACGCTGTTCTACACGCTGCCGCTGAAGACGCCGACAGCGGTCGGCGAGACGACGACGCTGGAAGTGTTCGACCCCGAATATTTCGTCGCCTTCAACTTCGTGAAGCATCACGCCATCACGCTCACCGGCGCGCCGGCCAATTGCACGGCGCATTACGCGCCGCCGCATGAGCTCGACGCCGACATCATGGCCAAGCTTGCCGCGATCCCGGCCGACCAGCGCGACCTGCCCGATGAACTCGCCGACGCGGCCTCGAGCCTCGCGGCCCAGATCACGATCCGCTGTTCATGA
- a CDS encoding LysR family transcriptional regulator, which produces MDTLTRMKTFVEVVEAGGFSAAARKMGRSKALISKYVRELEDELGARLLNRTTRTLSLTEVGQGYARDATEILQRIEDLQSSVGDAHAAPRGRLKVSAPRTFGDGELGRAIMEFVVSEPEISLELHLEDRFVDLVDEGFDVAIRISTLTDSSLIARRLASFRISAVASPAVLEQYGLPERPEELSGKPCVIDSNVAYRTNWPFLIDGERVTVPVKGRVEVDSPNAARLAALSGLGFAIVPHLVVKDDIEAGRLRVVLEAYEPASAAIHAVYPHRRHLSGKVRSFIDFLVKWFDKNGPHGGNC; this is translated from the coding sequence ATGGATACGCTCACCCGGATGAAGACCTTCGTCGAGGTCGTCGAGGCCGGCGGTTTTTCGGCCGCCGCGCGCAAGATGGGCCGCTCGAAGGCGCTGATCTCCAAATATGTCCGCGAACTCGAGGACGAACTGGGCGCCCGCCTGCTCAACCGCACGACACGCACCCTGTCGCTTACCGAGGTCGGCCAGGGCTATGCCCGCGACGCGACCGAGATCCTGCAGCGGATCGAAGACCTGCAGTCCTCGGTCGGTGACGCCCATGCCGCGCCGCGCGGCCGCCTCAAGGTCTCGGCGCCGCGCACCTTCGGCGATGGCGAGCTCGGCCGCGCGATCATGGAATTCGTGGTCAGCGAGCCGGAGATCTCGCTCGAACTGCACCTGGAGGACCGCTTCGTCGATCTCGTCGATGAGGGCTTCGACGTCGCCATCCGCATTTCGACCCTGACCGATTCAAGCCTGATCGCCCGCCGCCTCGCCTCGTTCCGCATCTCGGCCGTCGCCAGCCCCGCCGTGCTGGAACAATATGGCCTGCCGGAGCGCCCGGAGGAGCTTTCCGGCAAGCCCTGCGTCATCGATTCCAACGTCGCCTACCGCACCAACTGGCCGTTCCTGATCGACGGCGAGCGGGTAACGGTGCCGGTCAAGGGCCGCGTCGAGGTCGACAGCCCCAACGCCGCCCGCCTCGCGGCGCTGTCCGGCCTCGGCTTCGCCATCGTCCCGCATCTGGTGGTCAAGGACGATATCGAGGCCGGCCGTCTGCGCGTCGTGCTGGAGGCCTATGAGCCGGCCAGCGCCGCCATCCACGCCGTCTATCCGCACCGCCGCCATCTCTCGGGGAAGGTACGCAGCTTCATCGACTTCCTGGTGAAGTGGTTCGACAAGAACGGCCCGCATGGCGGCAATTGCTAG